In a single window of the Equus quagga isolate Etosha38 chromosome 7, UCLA_HA_Equagga_1.0, whole genome shotgun sequence genome:
- the FNDC9 gene encoding fibronectin type III domain-containing protein 9: MNIEVGNVSYTGAIISWSSSEPCLEDYYHIMYRPNWNSIFSGYLRYSFHHEEKVPRSISSVVLEHLAPSTLYFLCISCKKAAFPYRHYCTMFHTLDKSPLAAGSSLVDPQISLWVLMAILLACFTAVLAFICLQFWCIRCHEPRWSYRAGHMEEANGLVRWPEEAPALGQREEDLQGLPLVEMPRKNSGAGAEPEAEADQEAPDVGALQREGGDQPALLPHFGE, translated from the coding sequence ATGAACATCGAGGTTGGGAACGTTTCTTATACGGGAGCCATCATTTCCTGGTCGTCCTCGGAGCCCTGCCTGGAGGACTATTACCATATTATGTATAGGCCCAATTGGAACAGCATCTTCTCTGGCTATCTTCGCTACAGCTTCCACCACGAGGAGAAGGTGCCTCGATCTATCAGCTCCGTGGTGCTGGAACACCTCGCCCCTTCCACTCTCTACTTCCTGTGCATCAGCTGTAAGAAGGCTGCATTCCCCTACAGGCACTACTGCACCATGTTCCACACCCTGGATAAGAGTCCACTGGCTGCTGGAAGCTCCCTGGTGGACCCCCAAATCTCCCTTTGGGTCTTGATGGCCATTCTGCTGGCCTGCTTCACAGCCGTCTTAGCCTTCATCTGCCTCCAGTTCTGGTGCATCCGTTGCCATGAGCCTCGATGGTCTTACAGAGCTGGTCACATGGAGGAAGCCAATGGGTTGGTGAGATGGCCAGAAGAGGCCCCAGCTCTCGGTCAGAGGGAGGAAGACCTGCAGGGGCTCCCCCTGGTGGAAATGCCACGCAAGAACTCCGGAGCTGGAGCAGAACCGGAAGCCGAAGCTGACCAGGAAGCCCCGGATGTGGGTGCCTTACAGAGGGAGGGTGGTGACCAACCCGCCCTACTGCCTCATTTTGGGGAGTAA